A window of the Brachyhypopomus gauderio isolate BG-103 chromosome 14, BGAUD_0.2, whole genome shotgun sequence genome harbors these coding sequences:
- the LOC143475325 gene encoding uncharacterized protein LOC143475325 isoform X2, with protein MPHLQDPSTGTRAGQASHYNMLLKTQLMRKQLQQQEKQRQMEQMNGAQIAECQQVAPFQGRTMPPDCGYTMSTSQQPNPSMVSPLPSNRIVFPPGSLSQVGHSGPYMGGTDSKQPFYHPTQDLGMPMRPGQSMMGVGGPPRQPANQGHIARPGMPGPSLVGSLVPTAHLRHALHQGRTPRMMCASSQQPQSPLWPNQQGLHPHLDPVNHQHPFPSGGVPPGCGGPQFPPRPGMAGMPTNFPGTRPPPNQIASSLVGRQMQKIPCGQPLPSMSQQSLRMRGPLSAMAVMKPGGSTMMHPAHGMAPPSYPVASVGKHTPAQGYGPGHNPGHKLTPCDYPPQHQSNGGMTMGAPGPVGGGGGGGIGGEAEVDFIETLVGTNEDWFNNLNMIDEYLEQNS; from the exons ATGCCTCATCTACAGGACCCCTCCACAGGCACTCGTGCGGGGCAGGCCAGCCATTACAACATGCTTCTGAAAACCCAGCTAATGAGGAAACAGCTCCAGCAGCAG GAAAAGCAAAGACAGATGGAGCAAATGAATGGGGCACAGATTGCAGAGTGCCAGCAGGTGGCACCATTTCAAG GGCGAACAATGCCTCCTGACTGTGGGTACACAATGAGTACATCCCAGCAGCCAAACCCCTCCATGGTCTCCCCTCTGCCATCCAACCGTATAGTTTTCCCCCCTGGTTCCCTTTCTCAAGTGGGCCACTCTGGACCTTATATGGGTGGCACTGACTCCAAGCAACCGTTCTACCATCCTACACAAGACTTGGGGATGCCCATGCGTCCAGGGCAAAGCATGATGGGAGTGGGTGGGCCTCCACGGCAACCTGCCAACCAGGGACATATAGCGCGACCAGGGATGCCTGGACCGAGCTTGGTAGGGAGTCTGGTGCCGACAGCCCATCTCCGACATGCTTTGCATCAGGGTAGAACTCCACGCATGATGTGTGCCTCTTCGCAGCAGCCCCAGTCTCCACTGTGGCCAAACCAGCAGGGCTTGCACCCACATCTGGACCCTGTAAACCACCAGCACCCATTCCCCAGTGGGGGAGTCCCTCCGGGGTGTGGGGGACCTCAGTTCCCCCCGAGACCAGGCATGGCAGGGATGCCGACCAATTTTCCTGGCACTCGACCTCCCCCAAACCAGATAGCTTCGAGCCTGGTAGGCAGGCAGATGCAGAAGATACCCTGTGGGCAACCCCTGCCCTCCATGTCACAGCAGAGCCTTCGGATGAGAGGTCCCCTCTCCGCCATGGCCGTCATGAAGCCTGGAGGGTCAACCATGATGCACCCGGCCCACGGCATGGCACCACCAAGCTACCCTGTGGCCTCGGTGGGCAAACATACCCCGGCACAGGGGTATGGCCCTGGGCACAATCCGGGTCATAAACTAACACCCTGTGACTACCCTCCCCAGCACCAGAGCAATGGAGGCATGACAATGGGAGCCCCGGGacctgtgggtggaggtggtggaggaggcatAGGAGGAGAGGCGGAGGTGGACTTCATAGAAACGTTAGTGGGTACTAATGAGGACTGGTTCAACAACCTCAACATGATTGATGAATACCTGGAGCAGAATTCGTAG
- the LOC143475325 gene encoding uncharacterized protein LOC143475325 isoform X1: MECRLNLSLSLSLPPPQDQGVGMPHLQDPSTGTRAGQASHYNMLLKTQLMRKQLQQQEKQRQMEQMNGAQIAECQQVAPFQGRTMPPDCGYTMSTSQQPNPSMVSPLPSNRIVFPPGSLSQVGHSGPYMGGTDSKQPFYHPTQDLGMPMRPGQSMMGVGGPPRQPANQGHIARPGMPGPSLVGSLVPTAHLRHALHQGRTPRMMCASSQQPQSPLWPNQQGLHPHLDPVNHQHPFPSGGVPPGCGGPQFPPRPGMAGMPTNFPGTRPPPNQIASSLVGRQMQKIPCGQPLPSMSQQSLRMRGPLSAMAVMKPGGSTMMHPAHGMAPPSYPVASVGKHTPAQGYGPGHNPGHKLTPCDYPPQHQSNGGMTMGAPGPVGGGGGGGIGGEAEVDFIETLVGTNEDWFNNLNMIDEYLEQNS, encoded by the exons ATGGAATGTcgattaaatctctctctctctctctccctccctcccccccaggaTCAGGGTGTAGGAATGCCTCATCTACAGGACCCCTCCACAGGCACTCGTGCGGGGCAGGCCAGCCATTACAACATGCTTCTGAAAACCCAGCTAATGAGGAAACAGCTCCAGCAGCAG GAAAAGCAAAGACAGATGGAGCAAATGAATGGGGCACAGATTGCAGAGTGCCAGCAGGTGGCACCATTTCAAG GGCGAACAATGCCTCCTGACTGTGGGTACACAATGAGTACATCCCAGCAGCCAAACCCCTCCATGGTCTCCCCTCTGCCATCCAACCGTATAGTTTTCCCCCCTGGTTCCCTTTCTCAAGTGGGCCACTCTGGACCTTATATGGGTGGCACTGACTCCAAGCAACCGTTCTACCATCCTACACAAGACTTGGGGATGCCCATGCGTCCAGGGCAAAGCATGATGGGAGTGGGTGGGCCTCCACGGCAACCTGCCAACCAGGGACATATAGCGCGACCAGGGATGCCTGGACCGAGCTTGGTAGGGAGTCTGGTGCCGACAGCCCATCTCCGACATGCTTTGCATCAGGGTAGAACTCCACGCATGATGTGTGCCTCTTCGCAGCAGCCCCAGTCTCCACTGTGGCCAAACCAGCAGGGCTTGCACCCACATCTGGACCCTGTAAACCACCAGCACCCATTCCCCAGTGGGGGAGTCCCTCCGGGGTGTGGGGGACCTCAGTTCCCCCCGAGACCAGGCATGGCAGGGATGCCGACCAATTTTCCTGGCACTCGACCTCCCCCAAACCAGATAGCTTCGAGCCTGGTAGGCAGGCAGATGCAGAAGATACCCTGTGGGCAACCCCTGCCCTCCATGTCACAGCAGAGCCTTCGGATGAGAGGTCCCCTCTCCGCCATGGCCGTCATGAAGCCTGGAGGGTCAACCATGATGCACCCGGCCCACGGCATGGCACCACCAAGCTACCCTGTGGCCTCGGTGGGCAAACATACCCCGGCACAGGGGTATGGCCCTGGGCACAATCCGGGTCATAAACTAACACCCTGTGACTACCCTCCCCAGCACCAGAGCAATGGAGGCATGACAATGGGAGCCCCGGGacctgtgggtggaggtggtggaggaggcatAGGAGGAGAGGCGGAGGTGGACTTCATAGAAACGTTAGTGGGTACTAATGAGGACTGGTTCAACAACCTCAACATGATTGATGAATACCTGGAGCAGAATTCGTAG